A region of the Candidatus Hydrogenedentota bacterium genome:
TGGATACCGATATCGGCAGCGATATCGACGACACCTGGGCGCTGGCGATGATGTTGGGGTCGCCGCAGCTCGACGTCAGACTTATTACAACGGCGTTCCGGGACACCCCCGTGAAGACCAGGCTCGTCGCGAAGATGCTCGAACGCCTGAATCGTACAGATATCCCGATTGGCACCGGCCTCAAAACGGACGACGGCGGCATCAACCAATTGGAATGGCTGGGCGACTTTGATTTCAAGAGCTATCCCGGGATGGTCTACGAAGACGGTGTACAGGCCCTCATCGACACCATCAAGAAGTCCGAACGGAGGATCACGCTCGTCGTTCTCGGACCCCAGGCGAACATCAGCGAGGCGTTGAAACGCGACCCGTCGATCGCCGAAAACGCGCGCGTTGTCACAATGGCGGGCAGCGTACATATCGGGTACGAGGGCTACGAAGGCCGCCAGCCCGAATGGAACGTGCGGGCTGACATCGCGGCCGCCCGCGCGGTGTTCAACGCGCCCTGGGAAATCACTATGAACCCGCTGGACATATGCGGCAATCTCCGCCTTGCGGGCGAACGGTACCTTCGCGTATCGGATTCCGCGGCGCCGCGCGCCCGGGTGGTCATCGAGAACTACAACGCCTGGTCAAGCCGCGACAGCCAGCCGAAAAACTCCAGCAGCATCCTTTTCGACACGGTCACGGTCTACATGTCCGTTGACACCTCGCTCTGCCGGATGGAGCAGGTCAAGCTTGTCATTGACGACGAAGGCAATACCGTGCCCGGCGAAAACGGCCGCCCCGTGCGGTGCGCGTTGGGCTGGAAAACCCTCGGCGCCGAAGACCGGTACAAGGAATTGCTCATTCAAGCGCTCACGAATCCGGCGGGGGCGCGATACCCGTGAGAGCATGGGTCTCTGGTTCAGGAGGGGAATCTCAGTATGGCCGGTAGTCGCGTCGTTCCGGCCGGAAGACGAGCCAGAGAATCAGGCCTAACGGCCAGCTCAGGAAGAACACGAGGATGGCCACGAGACACCCCGACTTGCCGCGGCGTTCCGCATCCCCGTAGGCCCAGAGTGACGAGATAAGAGGAAGGGTGATACCTATCGCAATCACTAACACCATACCGACGGCGCCGACTACGTTAAGGAAATCATTCGACATCTCTTGCCCTCTCGACTGCCACGGATGGCGGTATCGTATCTACTGTTGCGGCTCCTCGTCCTCTTGTTCCACGATCACTGCCGTTCCATAAGCAATGATTTCAGCCGCGGCGGACATGATTTCCGCCGTCCCGAATCGGACATCGACGACCGCATTTCCTCCCAGCCGTTCGGCGGCGTGCATCATGCGGTCGAGGGCCTGCTCGCGGGCCTCGGCCAGCATCTTGGTGTATTCCTCTATCTCGCCTCCGACCAGGTTGCGGAAAATTGCCAGGATGTCTTTACCCAGATGCCGTGAACGGACCGTGTTTCCCCTGACCATGCCAAGGGTTTTCACGATGCGCTTGCCGCAGATGTGCGATGAGGTGACGATAATCACCACTTGATCTCCCTGCTGTACCGATCGCTCCTCGCGACAAAAAGACGCTGCCGGAGCACTGAAATAAACAACACGACGAGGCCAATTACCGGTGCCGCGACCAGGACCTTGACCAGTGCGGAACCCCAATCCGCCACCCAGAACCAATAAATGCCCCATACCGTCAAGGCGATCACTCCCACGAGAAAGATAATCCAGCCGGTTTGGCGCTCGATGCGGTTGTAGACGCCGTCGAGGAAGGTGTCCCACACTTCTTCGGGCGGTTCTTCGATGCGTAACTCCGATGTTGCGGCTACGATACGCTTCATTCGCTCGAACTCCTCCCGAAACGCCGGGTCTTCCTCGCGAAGTTTATCAACCCGGTCTCGTTCTTCCGGGGTCAATTCGCCGTCCAGGTAGCCGGAAATCAGCGGCCTGACGTCGTCTTCACGGTCATCATGCATAATGTAAGCCCATCATTACCCCTTGGAGGCATCCGGAAACGCGTCATTCCGGGGCGCCCCCGAGCGCATTGCGCAGCGCACGCCGGGCGGCGTGCAGGCGCGACATCACGGTGCCTTTGGGAATCTCGAGGCATTCAGCGATCTCCGCATAAGGGAGATCCTGGAAGTGCCGCATCATGAGAATCTCCCGGTGCTCGCGGCTGAGCCGGGTCATGGCCGCGGCGATGGCGGTGCGCAAGTCCCCCAACTGCGCATCGTCCACCGGATTCTCCGCGGCATGCGCCACGTCAAAGCCGGACTCGAGGAGCCCGTCCAGTGATGTTTCGCCGCGCCGCCTGCGCTTCTTCAAATGGTTGATACAGGTATTCTTGATAATTCGGTACAGCCACGGATAGAACGGCAGCTCCGTTTTGAACCGCGGCATGGCCTTGTAGGCCCGTGCGAACGCCTCCTGCGCGAGTTCGAGGGCATCGTCGCGATTGTGGACAAAACCGTACGCCACAGCATAAGCACGCCGCTCGTAGGCTTTGACCAACGCGCCGAAGGCCGCCCGGTCGCCTTTTCGAGCCTTCACAAGGGCCTCGGCCTCATCGAAGGCCGTCGCGTCCTTCGTTCCGTTGGTGGAATACATTCGACGCGAGATTCTATTCATTCATATCCCCTCAGCTCCTCCCGTGCTGCCACCAGCAATCGCCAAATTACCTCAAGTCCGCCCAGGAACACAACTAGAGGGAACGCTTCTCTGAACCCAGCTTGGGGCAAGAGGACCCTCAGACCCAAGAGATCGGTCCGGGCAGCCTGACTGGTCCCGTTTCAGGGGGCGAGATGGCGGCGTGCGCGCGTGAGGGCATGAATGTAGTAGAATCCGCGCGATTCCCGCGCAAGGCCGGGAGTTCTTGTGTGTATCCCCAGATAAGGAGCGCTTGAATGACAAGTCCAGTGCCAGAACGATTCGAAAATGTGACGGCTGTGTGCAAGGCCAACGTGTACTTCGACGGAAAAGTCGTCAGCCATACCCTGTTGTGCGCCGACGGGACGAAAAAGACGCTCGGGCTCATCTTTCCGGGGTCGTACAAGTTCGATACGGGCGCGCCGGAGCGGATGGAGGTCGTTGCTGGCGAGTGCCGGGTGAAACGTGCCGGGGCCCACGAATGGGCGGTATACGCCGCGGGTGCCTTCTTCGATGTGCCGGGGAAGTCATCATTCGAGATTTCCGTCAACGGCGGCATTATGGAATACGTATGCTCGTACCTGTGATCGGGAAGGCGAAAGAGCCTGGGCTTACGTTGGCAGGCGCACGTCATCTGGGCGGGGTCTTATGGGGTGGAGCGCGGAAAGCGGAGACAGACAGGTCTCCGTTTCGCGCCGCCTGGGTCAGTCCCCGTTTTCGGACGTTTTCGTGTCAATACACGCCGTAGGGGTCAAGGTCGACTTTGAGTTGTGCGTTGGGGACGGGGTTCTCGTTGTGGAAGGCGTCGCGGGTAGCGCGAACGAGCTGGTTGAGGCGTTTGGGGCTGACTGACAGCACGCCAAGGTTCCAGCGGTATTGTTTCTTGACCCGGCGGACGGTTGCGGGGGCGGGCCCGAGAGTTTCCATGCCGCGGAACCCGAGGGTCTCCATTTCCCGGCGCGCGAGACGGTGCAGGGCGGCGACGGCGCGCTCGGCCCCGTGGGGGTCCTCGCATTCGATGGCGAAATTCGCGAGCCTGCGGAAGGGTGGATAGCCCGCGCTTTCGCGTTCGTGGATCTCGCGCTCGTAGAACGCGGTGTAATCGTGTTCGGCCGCGCTGAGGACGGCGTAGTGTCTTGGCCGGTAGGTCTGGATGATGACCTGGCCGGGTTTGTCGCCGCGGCCGGCGCGGCCCGCGACCTGGGTAAGCAACTGGAAGGTGGTCTCGGCCGCGCGGAAGTCGGGCATGCCGAGTCCGGTGTCGGCATTGAGCACGCCGACGAGGGTAACGCCGGGGTAATCGTGTCCTTTGGCGATCATCTGTGTGCCGACGAGCACGTCGATCTCGCCGGCGGCAAGACGCCCGAGGATCTTGGCGTGTCCGCCTTTTCCGGCGGTGGTGTCGGCGTCCATGCGTTCGATGCGGGCTCTCGCGAAGGTGCGCTTGAGCAGGTCTTCGATGCGCTGCGTGCCTACGCCGAGGTACAGCAGGGGATTGAAATAGCACTCGTCGCAAACCTGGGGCACGCCGCGCCGTTTGTTGCAGTAGTGGCAGCTCAAGTAGCCGCCTTTCGCATGGTAGGTCATGGTCACCTGGCAATCGGTGCATTGGGCTACCCAGCCGCATTGGGGACATAGGACGAACGGCGCGAACCCCCGCCGGTTCAGCAGCAGCAACACCTGTTCGCCCCGTTCGACCCGCTCGGCAACGGCCGTTTCAAGGGCGTCCGACATGAGGACCTGCCCGCCGTGCTCGCGTATCGCTCCGCGCATGTCGATGATGCGCACCTCGGGCAGGGCCGCATTCGTTGCGCGGCGCGCGAGTTCGATGCGAACGGATTTGCCGGTCTCGCTGTTGTAGAACGATTCGACCGAGGGCGTCGCCGAGCCGAGGACGCACACGGCGCCGTTCATCTTGGCGCGCATGATGGCCACGTCGCGGGCATGGTAGCGCGGGGTGTCTCCCTGTTTGTAAGAATGGTCGTGCTCTTCGTCCACGACGATCATGCCGAGTCTGGGCAGCGGCGCGAAGACAGCTGACCGCGCCCCAACCACGATGCGGACTTCGCCGCGCTGGGCGCGCCGCCATTCGTCGTAGCGTTCGCCGGCGCCGAGCCCGCTGTGCAGCACGGCGATGTCGGTCTGGAACCGGGCTTTGAACCGCCCGACCGTCTGGGGCGTGAGCGAGATCTCGGGCACCAGGATGATGGCGTCGCGGCCGAGCTCGAGGACGCGTTCGATGGCTTGGAGGTAGACCTCGGTCTTGCCGGAACCCGTGATCCCGCGCAGCAGGAAGGTTTGGAAGCGTTTCTCGTTCATGCAGGCGGTGATGGAATCGAAAGCGGCCTGCTGCTCGTCGTTCAGGACGTGTTTGAGCCCGCCGGCTCCGTCGCTGTCGATGCCGGGCGTTCGATAGAACTCACGCTGGGTGCGCACTATTAAGCCCTTTTCGTCGAGTGCTTTCAGAATGGCGGCGGTGACGCCGTGTTTTTCGTAGAGCGAGGTGGCGGAACGTTCCGGCTCACCATAAAGCAGATCGAGGTAGACCGCCGCCTGTCTGGGCGCGCGCCGCTGGAGCGCCGCCAACGCTTCGGTGCCGGGAATGTTCTCTTCGACAAGGCTGACATAAGTCTCGGACAGGGAAGAGACGCTGGGCTCGACCGTCACGGGTTCGGCGAGGAGAATGCCGCGGCGCACAAGGGACTGGAGGGTGTTGCTGAGGGCGCCGCGTCCCACGGACGAAGCCAATTGCCCTTCCATGAGGGGCCCTCGGCTGTGCAGCTCGGCGATGACCTTGCGCTGGCGGTCGGTGTACCGCCCGGGGCCCAACTGGTCCAGCCGGAGGGTG
Encoded here:
- a CDS encoding YbjQ family protein: MIIVTSSHICGKRIVKTLGMVRGNTVRSRHLGKDILAIFRNLVGGEIEEYTKMLAEAREQALDRMMHAAERLGGNAVVDVRFGTAEIMSAAAEIIAYGTAVIVEQEDEEPQQ
- a CDS encoding nucleoside hydrolase, coding for MMSAVLLVSHVILVLHAAAPAESIPVILDTDIGSDIDDTWALAMMLGSPQLDVRLITTAFRDTPVKTRLVAKMLERLNRTDIPIGTGLKTDDGGINQLEWLGDFDFKSYPGMVYEDGVQALIDTIKKSERRITLVVLGPQANISEALKRDPSIAENARVVTMAGSVHIGYEGYEGRQPEWNVRADIAAARAVFNAPWEITMNPLDICGNLRLAGERYLRVSDSAAPRARVVIENYNAWSSRDSQPKNSSSILFDTVTVYMSVDTSLCRMEQVKLVIDDEGNTVPGENGRPVRCALGWKTLGAEDRYKELLIQALTNPAGARYP
- the priA gene encoding primosomal protein N', translating into MEKPAFAEIVLPLPVDSAFTYKIPPSLAPRIRPGMRAVVPVRKRIETGYVVALSAKTGVEKLRSIVDLPDPEPVFSQEMLDLCRWLADYYCCSWGEALHCAVPAGIHIRSKMRYTLRLDQLGPGRYTDRQRKVIAELHSRGPLMEGQLASSVGRGALSNTLQSLVRRGILLAEPVTVEPSVSSLSETYVSLVEENIPGTEALAALQRRAPRQAAVYLDLLYGEPERSATSLYEKHGVTAAILKALDEKGLIVRTQREFYRTPGIDSDGAGGLKHVLNDEQQAAFDSITACMNEKRFQTFLLRGITGSGKTEVYLQAIERVLELGRDAIILVPEISLTPQTVGRFKARFQTDIAVLHSGLGAGERYDEWRRAQRGEVRIVVGARSAVFAPLPRLGMIVVDEEHDHSYKQGDTPRYHARDVAIMRAKMNGAVCVLGSATPSVESFYNSETGKSVRIELARRATNAALPEVRIIDMRGAIREHGGQVLMSDALETAVAERVERGEQVLLLLNRRGFAPFVLCPQCGWVAQCTDCQVTMTYHAKGGYLSCHYCNKRRGVPQVCDECYFNPLLYLGVGTQRIEDLLKRTFARARIERMDADTTAGKGGHAKILGRLAAGEIDVLVGTQMIAKGHDYPGVTLVGVLNADTGLGMPDFRAAETTFQLLTQVAGRAGRGDKPGQVIIQTYRPRHYAVLSAAEHDYTAFYEREIHERESAGYPPFRRLANFAIECEDPHGAERAVAALHRLARREMETLGFRGMETLGPAPATVRRVKKQYRWNLGVLSVSPKRLNQLVRATRDAFHNENPVPNAQLKVDLDPYGVY
- a CDS encoding sigma-70 family RNA polymerase sigma factor encodes the protein MNRISRRMYSTNGTKDATAFDEAEALVKARKGDRAAFGALVKAYERRAYAVAYGFVHNRDDALELAQEAFARAYKAMPRFKTELPFYPWLYRIIKNTCINHLKKRRRRGETSLDGLLESGFDVAHAAENPVDDAQLGDLRTAIAAAMTRLSREHREILMMRHFQDLPYAEIAECLEIPKGTVMSRLHAARRALRNALGGAPE
- a CDS encoding zf-HC2 domain-containing protein encodes the protein MHDDREDDVRPLISGYLDGELTPEERDRVDKLREEDPAFREEFERMKRIVAATSELRIEEPPEEVWDTFLDGVYNRIERQTGWIIFLVGVIALTVWGIYWFWVADWGSALVKVLVAAPVIGLVVLFISVLRQRLFVARSDRYSREIKW
- a CDS encoding pyrimidine/purine nucleoside phosphorylase codes for the protein MTSPVPERFENVTAVCKANVYFDGKVVSHTLLCADGTKKTLGLIFPGSYKFDTGAPERMEVVAGECRVKRAGAHEWAVYAAGAFFDVPGKSSFEISVNGGIMEYVCSYL